The Thiothrix subterranea genome has a segment encoding these proteins:
- a CDS encoding permease, with translation MPALQQLRRFPAQQPLLFVLLATAVWFLLYRSLIPASEALVAALPIERDSHLGGALQFFFYDTPKVLLLLTGIVFVMGIIHTFISPERTRAMLSGKRLGVGNAMAATLGIVTPFCSCSAVPLFIGFLQAGVPLGVTFSFLIAAPMVNEVALILLFGLFGWQVAALYLVMGLLIAIVAGMLIGKLNMEEHLEDWVRKMQNTQSAGNVGASAMPWAERIQHGFQHVREIVGKVWPYIVVGVGLGALIHGFVPEDFMASFMGKDVWWAVPAAVILGVPMYTNAAGVIPIVQALLAKGAALGTVLAFMMSVIALSAPEMIILRKVLKPRLIATFIGIVATGILLVGYIFNLVL, from the coding sequence ATGCCAGCGCTGCAACAATTACGCCGCTTTCCCGCGCAGCAACCGCTTCTGTTTGTATTGCTTGCCACAGCGGTATGGTTTTTGCTGTACCGCTCACTGATTCCGGCCTCGGAAGCATTGGTGGCGGCACTTCCCATCGAGCGTGACAGTCACCTTGGCGGGGCATTGCAATTCTTTTTCTACGATACCCCGAAAGTGTTGCTGCTGCTCACCGGCATTGTGTTTGTGATGGGCATTATCCACACCTTCATCTCGCCAGAGCGCACCCGTGCCATGCTTTCCGGCAAGCGGTTGGGCGTGGGCAATGCGATGGCGGCAACCTTGGGCATTGTTACCCCGTTTTGTTCCTGTTCCGCCGTGCCGTTATTCATCGGCTTTTTGCAAGCGGGTGTGCCGTTGGGGGTGACGTTCTCGTTCCTGATTGCTGCGCCGATGGTGAATGAAGTTGCCTTGATCTTGCTATTCGGCTTGTTCGGCTGGCAAGTCGCCGCGCTGTATCTGGTCATGGGTTTGCTGATTGCGATTGTCGCCGGAATGCTGATCGGCAAGTTGAACATGGAAGAGCACCTCGAAGACTGGGTACGCAAGATGCAAAACACCCAATCCGCTGGCAATGTCGGTGCCAGCGCGATGCCCTGGGCAGAACGCATCCAGCACGGTTTCCAGCATGTGCGTGAAATCGTCGGCAAGGTCTGGCCTTATATTGTCGTCGGCGTGGGTTTGGGGGCGCTGATTCACGGCTTTGTGCCGGAAGATTTTATGGCATCTTTCATGGGTAAGGATGTGTGGTGGGCAGTGCCTGCGGCGGTCATCTTGGGCGTGCCGATGTACACCAATGCTGCCGGAGTGATTCCGATCGTGCAGGCATTGCTGGCGAAAGGTGCGGCACTCGGTACGGTGCTGGCGTTCATGATGAGCGTGATTGCGCTGTCTGCGCCGGAAATGATCATTTTACGCAAGGTACTGAAACCGCGTTTGATCGCCACTTTTATCGGTATCGTGGCGACGGGTATCTTGCTGGTTGGGTATATTTTTAATCTCGTTTTGTAA
- a CDS encoding thioredoxin family protein: MQIKVLGTGCANCKTTFKLIEDMAKEKGVAVELEKVEDLPSIMGYGVMSTPGVVVDGKVVHAGGIPSKASIECWLLGETTTNVGNCCSGGKCC, translated from the coding sequence ATGCAAATCAAAGTTCTCGGCACAGGTTGTGCCAACTGCAAAACCACCTTCAAGCTGATTGAAGACATGGCGAAAGAAAAAGGCGTGGCGGTGGAGCTGGAAAAAGTCGAAGACCTGCCTTCCATCATGGGCTACGGGGTGATGTCTACCCCCGGTGTAGTGGTGGATGGCAAAGTCGTTCATGCAGGCGGCATTCCTTCCAAAGCGAGTATTGAATGCTGGCTGTTGGGGGAAACCACCACGAATGTGGGTAACTGCTGTAGTGGCGGTAAGTGCTGCTAA
- a CDS encoding HesA/MoeB/ThiF family protein: MQDEQLLRYSRQIMLPQIDLEGQTKLNAACVLILGLGGLGSPVSMYLAASGVGKLVLCDPDVVDLTNLQRQIVHDTPKVGMAKVDSAAETLQRLNPEIIVETIPAKLDEATLRQRMQQADVIVDCTDNLEARLLINRVAVLARKPLVSAAAIRWEGQISVFQPYLGDNPCYQCFYGKVGGIAQTCSENGVVGPLLGILGSMQALETLKLLVGTGETLTGRVLLFDGQRMEWMALKLPRDPNCPVCATVNRIHP, encoded by the coding sequence ATGCAAGACGAACAGCTTCTCCGCTACAGCCGCCAGATTATGTTGCCGCAAATTGATCTGGAAGGGCAAACGAAACTGAATGCCGCGTGCGTACTGATTTTGGGGCTGGGCGGGCTGGGTTCGCCGGTGTCGATGTACCTCGCCGCCAGCGGTGTCGGTAAGCTGGTATTGTGTGACCCGGATGTGGTTGACCTGACCAACCTGCAACGCCAAATTGTCCACGACACCCCCAAAGTGGGCATGGCAAAAGTCGACTCTGCCGCCGAAACCTTGCAACGCCTCAACCCCGAAATCATCGTTGAAACCATTCCCGCCAAGCTGGATGAAGCGACCTTGCGGCAACGGATGCAACAAGCCGATGTGATCGTGGATTGCACCGATAATCTGGAGGCGCGTTTGCTGATTAATCGGGTTGCCGTGCTTGCCCGCAAACCTTTGGTATCCGCTGCCGCCATCCGTTGGGAAGGGCAAATCAGCGTATTTCAGCCGTATTTGGGCGACAACCCGTGTTACCAGTGCTTTTACGGCAAAGTGGGCGGCATTGCGCAAACGTGCAGTGAAAACGGCGTAGTAGGCCCATTATTGGGCATTCTTGGGAGTATGCAGGCCTTGGAAACGCTCAAATTGCTGGTCGGCACTGGCGAAACGCTGACCGGGCGGGTCTTGCTGTTTGACGGGCAACGCATGGAATGGATGGCGCTAAAACTGCCGCGTGACCCCAATTGCCCGGTGTGCGCAACGGTTAATAGAATACATCCCTGA
- a CDS encoding efflux RND transporter periplasmic adaptor subunit has protein sequence MRSTPLSIRLLLPALLVCSLPAHALELKGRLEWMHKVDMRVIENGIVEKVNVTTGQHVKAGDVLVRMDQRKQKAALLEAKARVARATLSLDDAARDMARTQELFDRGLIAEEELKDGELKQAVAQTEMESAKATEEAAQVALEHTELKAPFSGIIAANTAWQGAVIFAGKQDQPLVTLAPDDQMVARVLVTADVLRRQSVGQSAQVLVNGSSRNGKIYRQGVEAVRIEPEGAIYELDIIFKPNGKELLRPSESVRVVLP, from the coding sequence ATGAGATCGACCCCGCTAAGCATCCGGTTACTTTTGCCCGCCCTATTAGTGTGCAGCCTGCCCGCGCACGCGCTGGAACTCAAAGGGCGTTTGGAATGGATGCACAAAGTTGACATGCGCGTCATTGAAAACGGCATTGTCGAAAAAGTGAATGTCACCACCGGGCAACACGTCAAGGCCGGTGATGTTTTGGTGCGTATGGATCAACGCAAACAAAAAGCCGCGCTGCTGGAAGCCAAAGCCCGCGTTGCCCGTGCAACTTTAAGCTTGGACGATGCTGCCCGCGACATGGCACGCACCCAAGAACTGTTCGACCGTGGCTTGATTGCTGAAGAAGAGTTGAAAGACGGCGAGTTAAAACAAGCCGTGGCACAAACCGAAATGGAATCCGCCAAAGCCACCGAAGAAGCCGCGCAAGTTGCCTTGGAACACACCGAACTCAAAGCCCCGTTTTCCGGCATTATTGCTGCGAATACCGCATGGCAAGGCGCGGTAATTTTTGCAGGCAAGCAAGATCAGCCCTTGGTGACATTAGCGCCCGACGATCAGATGGTTGCACGGGTATTGGTCACAGCCGATGTGTTGCGCCGCCAATCGGTCGGGCAAAGCGCACAAGTGCTGGTGAATGGCAGTTCGCGCAATGGCAAAATCTATCGCCAAGGTGTGGAAGCCGTGCGGATCGAGCCGGAAGGCGCGATTTACGAGCTGGATATTATCTTCAAGCCCAATGGCAAAGAATTGTTGCGACCCTCGGAATCCGTCCGGGTAGTGTTGCCATAA
- a CDS encoding thioredoxin family protein: MKTMLITALMALSVSVSTVFAADKPVEDKPAAAPSTDVSTPPDKAAESGEPAKVEIREVAKFFDETFNDMQDEIETAKADGKQGLLVMFEMDECPFCHRMKTTVLNRSDIQDYYKENFRIVTVDIEGDVELTNFKGETTTQKDFALKEFRVRATPVFQFIGLDGEPVKNGRLTGATKDADEFMLFGKYVVDKKNEDVPFSKFKREQTSDAKS, translated from the coding sequence ATGAAAACCATGCTGATCACCGCGCTCATGGCGTTGAGCGTTTCCGTGAGTACTGTATTTGCCGCCGACAAACCCGTAGAAGACAAACCTGCTGCTGCGCCATCCACGGATGTCAGCACCCCGCCCGACAAAGCGGCGGAGAGCGGCGAACCGGCTAAAGTTGAAATTCGTGAAGTGGCAAAATTTTTCGATGAAACCTTCAATGATATGCAGGATGAAATCGAAACCGCCAAAGCCGATGGCAAACAAGGCTTGCTGGTGATGTTTGAAATGGATGAATGCCCGTTCTGCCACCGCATGAAAACCACCGTGCTTAATCGCAGCGATATTCAGGATTACTACAAAGAAAATTTCCGTATCGTGACGGTCGACATTGAAGGCGATGTGGAATTAACCAATTTCAAAGGCGAAACCACCACCCAGAAAGATTTTGCCTTGAAAGAATTCCGGGTACGCGCAACGCCAGTGTTTCAATTCATCGGGCTGGATGGTGAACCCGTGAAAAACGGACGTTTGACCGGCGCAACCAAAGATGCGGATGAATTCATGCTGTTCGGCAAATACGTGGTCGATAAAAAGAATGAAGACGTGCCGTTTTCCAAATTCAAGCGCGAGCAAACCAGCGATGCCAAAAGTTAA